The sequence GCGCAGGCAATCAGGAATGCCTTGTACTTCTTGGCGCCCGTATCGTCGCTCACCTCGTAGGTCTCGGGTTTGTATTTCAGTCCCTCTTTCAGCACGTTCTCTACGTAGGTGATGGGACCGCGCTTGCCTGCTTCGGCAAACTTCAGTGATATAAAGGCGTCGAAACCCATGCCGCAAGTGCAGAAGAAGGGCATGCCGTTAATTACACCATAATCAAACGAATCAATCTTACAACTGTTAATCATGCCGATGGCTTTCTTGATGTCCATGGGCACACATAGATGACGGGCCAGGCCGTTGCCGCTGCCGCAGGGCACAATGCCCAGTGCGGTATTGGTGTGTACCAGCGATCGTGCCACCTCATTTACGGTGCCGTCGCCACCCACAGCCACTACTATGTCAACGCCTTCTTCGGCCTTCTGTTTTGCTATCTCAGCAGCGTGTCCTCGGTATTCAGTAAAGCATATTTCGGTGTCGAACAGATCCTTGTCGATAATCTGTCCTATCAAGGCAGGAACCTCGGCCTTCGAAGTGGTTCCCGATTTAGGGTTCAAAATAAATGTAATTTTTCTCTTTTTCGTCATAATTATGGTGCAAATTTACGAAATTTGGGCGAAAAAATACCCCTAAAGACAAGAAAAATAGCAAAAACTAACTATTTCTTAGTAAAAACTTGCACGTTTTACCGAAAAATGTGTATCTTTGCACCCTGAAATTTAGAAAATAATAGACTATACCTATATCGGAATGGGACAGTTACAAGAAAGATTCAAGCATTATCGTGAGCCACAGAAGTTTATGGAGGCTGACGTATATCCCTATTTCCGCGAGATTGAAGGAAAGCAGGGAACGGAAGTTGAGATGGGTGGCCACAAGGTGCTGAT is a genomic window of Xylanibacter ruminicola 23 containing:
- a CDS encoding diacylglycerol/lipid kinase family protein, which encodes MTKKRKITFILNPKSGTTSKAEVPALIGQIIDKDLFDTEICFTEYRGHAAEIAKQKAEEGVDIVVAVGGDGTVNEVARSLVHTNTALGIVPCGSGNGLARHLCVPMDIKKAIGMINSCKIDSFDYGVINGMPFFCTCGMGFDAFISLKFAEAGKRGPITYVENVLKEGLKYKPETYEVSDDTGAKKYKAFLIACANASQYGNNAYIAPGATMKDGEMDVIIMEPFTALDAPQIAADLFMKTMHNNSKIKTFRTKTLHISRKQPGAIHYDGDPIMTDAEIDVHIEPQGIKILINPEAEEDAGQPNAVLNAFSDFFNNINNVREDIERQGHRIQVINKVLLRKLTKL